TCGTCGTCGGAGCGGGCCCGGCGCTGCTGGCCGCGCACGCCGTCGATGACGCGCACATTCCGGATGTCGAGCCCGGCCTTCGCGCCGGCGACCAGGCCGGCGGCGCCGTCGACGACTTCCTGCGATAGCGCCTGGTTGCCCGCCATGAAGATCGTCACCGACGCCGTGGGCTGGCGGACCGCCATGCCCAGGGAACGGGGCTCCGGGGCGTCGATGAGGACCGCGGCCCGGTCGACGTTGCTGAACTGCCCGATGATGCGCGCCAGCTCGTTCTGGATCGCGATGGTCTCGAGCTGGGTGAGCTGCGCCGAGGACATCGTCCACGACTGCTTGTCGATGAGGTTGTTGAAGAGGACCGAGGAATCGGCCGGCAGGGCGCCTCGCTGGGCCATCTGCGCGATGATCGGTCGGACGCGCTCGCGCTCGACCATGACCTGCCCGGAGGTGCTCGTTTTATAAGGAATGCCGGCGCTGTCGAGGAACCGGGCGGCCTGCTGCTGCTCGACCGGGCTGGCGCGATCCATAAGGGGCACCAGCGCCGGCTTGCCGGTGTACTGCACGACGAGAAACAGCGTCATCGCCATGACCACCACGAGGGAGGCGATGAGCAGCTTCTGCGTCGCGTTCAGTTCCCTGAGCGCGCGCCGGATCGTGTCGAGGACGCCCCTGAGGCGGTCCATGCGTGCGGCCTCCTTGCCTTCTCGACCACGGGCGGACGGCCCGGGGTCGTGCCGGCGCGCTCCGTGCGCCGGGCGCGCGAGACGGCTCGCGCTCCAACAGTCTTAGGAGGTCGGCGCTTTCGTTGCAAGGCCTTGAAAGGACTCGAGCGATCGCGAAACGGTCAGACGCGGATCTGCTTGACCTCTTCGTACGCGTCCATGACCTTGTTGCGCAGCTGGAGGAGCATCTTGAAGGCCGTGTCCGCCTTCTGCGTCGCGATGAACACGCTCTCGGGGTCGTCCCGGCGACCCGCCAGCAGGTCCTCGGTCGCCTGCGTCGCGTCCTGCTGCAGCTTGTTCACCTGCTCGATGTTCTTGAGCAGGAAGTCCTTGAACGACGGCTCGTTCGGGTCGACCGGCTGACCGCCCCCGGGCAGGGGCCCGCGCGGCTTCAGCGGCGATCCGCCTGATGCTCCCGAGATGAGTCCGAGTGGGTCGCTCATGCGTCAGTCCTGCCCCTCAGGGGGCGCTCTCGCTCAGGCCAGCAAACGAAGGGCCTGCGTC
This Phycisphaeraceae bacterium DNA region includes the following protein-coding sequences:
- the fliE gene encoding flagellar hook-basal body complex protein FliE, with product MSDPLGLISGASGGSPLKPRGPLPGGGQPVDPNEPSFKDFLLKNIEQVNKLQQDATQATEDLLAGRRDDPESVFIATQKADTAFKMLLQLRNKVMDAYEEVKQIRV